Proteins encoded together in one Eublepharis macularius isolate TG4126 chromosome 2, MPM_Emac_v1.0, whole genome shotgun sequence window:
- the HAT1 gene encoding histone acetyltransferase type B catalytic subunit isoform X1 — protein sequence MSLGLSAMEKKLAEYKCNTNEAIHLKLVRFPEDLEDDSTTFHPEFSHQVFGDDEVAFGYKGLKILLYYIAGNLSTLFRIDYTSKVNENFDCVEADDLESKIREIIPPGFNRSTDDFVCLLEKDVNFKPFGILLHTYSVHNREAGEDITYQIYKADMTCPGFREYHERLQTFLMWFIETASFIDVDDERWNYFLVFEKYNKDGATLFATVGYMTVYNYYVYPDKTRPRVSQMLILPPFQGEGHGAQLLETVHRYYMSSPTVLDITAEDPSENYVKVRDFVLVKLCQDLPCFSPEKLKQGFSQEMVTEAQQKLKVNKQHTRRVYEILRLRATDMGNPEQSRSYRLDIKRRLMGPYKKKQREIAKMRRCLRPEELTNQLNQIDLNLQHKQLDETFQQLVSDYRRVLERLAQV from the exons ATGTCTCTTG GGCTCTCTGCTATGGAGAAGAAACTGGCTGAGTACAAATGTAATACAAATGAAGCAATTCACCTAAAATTAG TCCGTTTTCCAGAGGATTTGGAAGATGACAGCACAACATTTCATCCTGAGTTCAGTCACCAAGTTTTTGGAGATGA TGAGGTTGCCTTTGGTTACAAGGGACTGAAGATCCTCTTGTACTACATTGCTGGGAACTTGTCAACACTGTTTCGCATTGATTATACATCCAAAGTTAATGAGAACTTTGACTGTGTGGAG GCAGATGATCTAGAAAGTAAAATTAGAGAAATTATTCCTCCAGGTTTTAACAGGAGTACAGATGACTTTGTGTGTCTACTGGAAAAGGATGTGAACTTCAAGCCATTTGGAATATTACTACACACATATTCTGTGCACAACAGAGAAGCTGGTGAAGACATAACTTACCAGATATACAAg GCTGACATGACATGCCCAGGCTTTCGAGAGTATCATGAAAGGCTTCAGACCTTCTTGATGTGGTTTATTGAAACAGCTAGCTTTATTGACGTAGATGACGAGAGATGGAACTACTTTCTAGT ATTTGAGAAGTATAATAAGGACGGAGCGACGCTCTTTGCGACCGTAGGCTATATGACAGTCTATAATTACTATGTGTACCCAGACAAAACCCGGCCACGTGTAAG CCAAATGTTGATATTGCCACCGTTCCAAGGAGAAGGTCATGGGGCTCAGCTTTTAGAAACGGTTCATAGATACTATATGTCATCCCCTACAGTGCTTGATATAACAG CTGAAGACCCATCTGAAAATTATGTGAAAGTACGAGACTTTGTCCTAGTGAAGCTCTGTCAAGATCTGCCTTGCTTTTCCCCGGAGAAGCTCAAGCAAGGTTTCAGTCAAGAGATGGTAACAGAGGCACAGCAAAAGCTTAAAGTAAATAAG CAACATACAAGACGGGTTTATGAAATCCTACGATTGCGTGCAACAGACATGGGTAATCCAGAGCAGTCTAGAAGTTACAGACTGGATATAAAAAGAAGACTGATGGGTCCTTACAAG AAAAAGCAGAGAGAGATTGCTAAGATGAGAAGATGCTTGAGACCGGAAGAGTTAACCAACCAGTTGAACCAAATAGACCTAAACCTGCAACACAAGCAACTAGATGAGACCTTCCAGCAGCTTGTTTCGGATTATCGAAGAGTCCTAGAACGACTTGCTCAAGTCTGA
- the HAT1 gene encoding histone acetyltransferase type B catalytic subunit isoform X2, whose product MAGLSAMEKKLAEYKCNTNEAIHLKLVRFPEDLEDDSTTFHPEFSHQVFGDDEVAFGYKGLKILLYYIAGNLSTLFRIDYTSKVNENFDCVEADDLESKIREIIPPGFNRSTDDFVCLLEKDVNFKPFGILLHTYSVHNREAGEDITYQIYKADMTCPGFREYHERLQTFLMWFIETASFIDVDDERWNYFLVFEKYNKDGATLFATVGYMTVYNYYVYPDKTRPRVSQMLILPPFQGEGHGAQLLETVHRYYMSSPTVLDITAEDPSENYVKVRDFVLVKLCQDLPCFSPEKLKQGFSQEMVTEAQQKLKVNKQHTRRVYEILRLRATDMGNPEQSRSYRLDIKRRLMGPYKKKQREIAKMRRCLRPEELTNQLNQIDLNLQHKQLDETFQQLVSDYRRVLERLAQV is encoded by the exons GGCTCTCTGCTATGGAGAAGAAACTGGCTGAGTACAAATGTAATACAAATGAAGCAATTCACCTAAAATTAG TCCGTTTTCCAGAGGATTTGGAAGATGACAGCACAACATTTCATCCTGAGTTCAGTCACCAAGTTTTTGGAGATGA TGAGGTTGCCTTTGGTTACAAGGGACTGAAGATCCTCTTGTACTACATTGCTGGGAACTTGTCAACACTGTTTCGCATTGATTATACATCCAAAGTTAATGAGAACTTTGACTGTGTGGAG GCAGATGATCTAGAAAGTAAAATTAGAGAAATTATTCCTCCAGGTTTTAACAGGAGTACAGATGACTTTGTGTGTCTACTGGAAAAGGATGTGAACTTCAAGCCATTTGGAATATTACTACACACATATTCTGTGCACAACAGAGAAGCTGGTGAAGACATAACTTACCAGATATACAAg GCTGACATGACATGCCCAGGCTTTCGAGAGTATCATGAAAGGCTTCAGACCTTCTTGATGTGGTTTATTGAAACAGCTAGCTTTATTGACGTAGATGACGAGAGATGGAACTACTTTCTAGT ATTTGAGAAGTATAATAAGGACGGAGCGACGCTCTTTGCGACCGTAGGCTATATGACAGTCTATAATTACTATGTGTACCCAGACAAAACCCGGCCACGTGTAAG CCAAATGTTGATATTGCCACCGTTCCAAGGAGAAGGTCATGGGGCTCAGCTTTTAGAAACGGTTCATAGATACTATATGTCATCCCCTACAGTGCTTGATATAACAG CTGAAGACCCATCTGAAAATTATGTGAAAGTACGAGACTTTGTCCTAGTGAAGCTCTGTCAAGATCTGCCTTGCTTTTCCCCGGAGAAGCTCAAGCAAGGTTTCAGTCAAGAGATGGTAACAGAGGCACAGCAAAAGCTTAAAGTAAATAAG CAACATACAAGACGGGTTTATGAAATCCTACGATTGCGTGCAACAGACATGGGTAATCCAGAGCAGTCTAGAAGTTACAGACTGGATATAAAAAGAAGACTGATGGGTCCTTACAAG AAAAAGCAGAGAGAGATTGCTAAGATGAGAAGATGCTTGAGACCGGAAGAGTTAACCAACCAGTTGAACCAAATAGACCTAAACCTGCAACACAAGCAACTAGATGAGACCTTCCAGCAGCTTGTTTCGGATTATCGAAGAGTCCTAGAACGACTTGCTCAAGTCTGA